Proteins co-encoded in one Medicago truncatula cultivar Jemalong A17 chromosome 8, MtrunA17r5.0-ANR, whole genome shotgun sequence genomic window:
- the LOC11432151 gene encoding UDP-arabinose 4-epimerase 1 produces the protein MLNLVRSRTQARTTRPTTMGSMEYADPKKKGNFVGKIFLAAALTSLCIIMIKRSPSLKSPSPFAFHEPGVTHVLVTGGAGYIGSHAAFRLLKDNYRVTIVDNLSRGNLGAVRVLQDLFPEPGRLQFIYADLGDKKSVNKIFLENKFDAVMHFAAVAYVGESTVDPLKYYHNITSNTLLVLESMAKHDVKTLIYSSTCATYGEPEKMPITEVTPQVPINPYGKAKKMAEDIILDFSKNSDMAVMILRYFNVIGSDPEGRLGEAPRPELREQGRISGACFDAARGIIPGLKVRGTDYKTSDGTCIRDYIDVTDLVDAHVKALEKAVPAKVGIYNVGTGKGSSVKEFVEACKKATGVNIKVEFLPRRPGDYAEVYSDPTKINRELKWSAQRTNLEESLRTAWRWQKSHHDGYGIPNVY, from the exons ATGCTAAATTTGGTTAGGTCTAGAACTCAAGCAAGGACAACCAGACCTACAACAATGGGAA gCATGGAATACGCGGATCCAAAAAAGAAGGGCAATTTTGTTGGAAAGATTTTTCTTGCTGCTGCACTAACGTCGCTATGTATTATCATGATCAAGCGATCTCCGTCTTTGAAATCCCCTAGTCCG TTTGCCTTCCACGAACCTGGGGTCACTCACGTTTTAGTAACAGGGGGTGCAGGCTATATTGGCTCGCATGCTGCTTTCCGTCTTCTGAAGGATAACTACCGTGTCACCATAGTA GACAATCTGTCACGAGGAAACTTGGGTGCTGTCAGGGTTCTTCAAGATCTATTTCCAGAACCCGGAAGGCTTCAATTTATATACGCTGACTTGGGAGATAAAAAATCG GTTAATAAGATATTTTTGGAGAATAAATTTGATGCCGTGATGCACTTTGCTGCTGTTGCATACGTAGGGGAAAGCACTGTGGATCCTCTTAA GTATTATCATAATATAACTTCAAATACATTGTTGGTATTGGAATCTATGGCTAAGCATGATGTGAAGACATTGATATATTCTAGTACATGTGCAACATATGGGGAACCTGAAAAGATGCCTATTACAGAAGTAACACCGCAG GTTCCAATTAATCCATATGGTAAAGCCAAGAAGATGGCAGAGGATATCATCCTTGACTTTTCTAAAAATTCCGACATGGCAGTTATGATTCTCAG ATACTTCAATGTGATTGGATCTGACCCTGAAGGAAGATTGGGTGAGGCTCCAAGACCTGAATTGCGAGAGCAAGGTCGAATATCCGGCGCCTGCTTTGATGCGGCTCGTGGTATTATTCCTGGATTAAAG GTTAGAGGAACAGACTATAAGACAAGTGATGGAACTTGCATACGAGATTATATTGATGTAACAGATCTGGTTGATGCTCACGTGAAAGCTCTTGAAAAGGCAGTGCCAGCTAAGGTTGGAATCTACAATGTTGGCACTGGAAAGG GTAGTTCAGTGAAGGAGTTTGTTGAAGCTTGTAAAAAGGCTACTGGGGTGAACATTAAAGTAGAGTTTCTTCCTCGTCGTCCCGGTGATTACGCCGAGGTGTATAGTGACCCAACAAAGATCAACCGTGAACTAAAATGGTCTGCGCAACGCACTAATCTTGAAGAGAGTTTACGGACAGCATGGAGATGGCAGAAATCTCATCACGATGGATATGGGATTCCAAatgtatattga
- the LOC11442528 gene encoding beta-amyrin 28-monooxygenase-like — protein MDTFLQSLLLILIPLIAFFCFFLKTKQIGTKNMPPGAFGWPLVGETYQLLFKNIENFIQERAEKHSSEIFKTNLFGEPTVVMFGPAANKFLSINESKLVKVWYMKSQCKLFNLPDQNQNQTQVGVASPPVKVLGLLKHEGIIRYMGNNNNIESIIQKHFITHWEGKTELKVYPLVKSFSISLAFQFFLGTDETHYVDKFATKFENLFSGIYSVPMDFPGSTYHRAIKGASEIRKEIQYMIKDKIEGLSKGKVMDGLLAHIVDAEKSGKYVPKIEISNTIMGLMNASYISIATTLAFMIKHIGLSPHIYQRIISEHADIKRSSKESGTSQLDWDSIQKLKYTWAVALESMRLYSPAPGAFREAKTDFTYEGFTIPKGWKIFWAFIGTNKNPKYFDKPESFDPSRFEGNNVLAPYTYIPFGSGPRSCPGKDYTRLAILTFIHNLVTKFKWEVMLPDEEVSGAMIPIPTEGIPIRLHHLF, from the exons ATGGATACATTCTTGCAATCCTTGTTACTAATTTTGATTCCTTTAATAgcatttttctgttttttcctcaaaacaaaacaaattggCACAAAAAACATGCCACCAGGTGCTTTTGGTTGGCCATTAGTAGGTGAAACATACCAACTTTTGttcaaaaacattgaaaatttCATTCAAGAGAGAGCAGAAAAACACTCCTCAgagattttcaaaacaaatttatttggAGAACCAACTGTGGTTATGTTTGGTCCTGCTGCAAATAAATTCCTTTCAATAAATGAATCAAAACTTGTTAAGGTCTGGTACATGAAATCTCAATGCAAGTTATTCAATCTTCctgatcagaatcagaatcagacTCAAGTAGGTGTTGCTTCGCCTCCGGTGAAGGTTTTAGGATTGCTTAAACATGAAGGAATAATAAGATACATGGGAAACAACAATAACATTGAATCAATCATACAAAAACATTTCATAACACATTGGGAAGGAAAAACAGAACTAAAAGTGTACCCTTTGGTgaaatcattttcaatttcattagcttttcaatttttcttagGAACTGATGAAACTCATTATGTAGACAAATTTGCCACCAAGTTTGAGAATTTGTTTTCAGGGATTTATTCAGTTCCAATGGATTTTCCTGGCTCTACATATCATAGAGCAATAAAGGGTGCATCTGAAATTAGGAAAGAGATTCAGTATATGATTAAAGACAAGATTGAAGGTTTGTCAAAAGGGAAAGTTATGGATGGTTTATTAGCACATATAGTTGATGCTGAAAAAAGTGGAAAATATGTGCCTAAAATTGAAATAAGTAATACCATCATGGGGTTGATGAATGCTAGCTACATCTCAATAGCTACCACTTTGGCTTTTATGATCAAACACATTGGGTTAAGTCCTCATATCTACCAAAGAATCATATCAG AGCATGCTGATATTAAAAGATCCTCAAAAGAAAGTGGTACATCACAACTAGATTGGGATAGCATACAGAAGCTAAAATATACATGGGCTGTTGCATTGGAGAGCATGAGACTATACTCTCCTGCACCAGGAGCATTCAGAGAGGCTAAAACAGATTTCACCTATGAAGGCTTTACCATTCCAAAGGGATGGAAG ATATTCTGGGCATTTATTGGAACAAATAAGAATCCCAAGTACTTTGATAAACCTGAAAGTTTTGATCCATCTAGGTTTGAAGGGAATAATGTTCTTGCACCATACACTTATATACCCTTTGGATCAGGACCAAGATCTTGTCCTGGAAAGGATTACACACGGCTTGCGATTCTCACTTTCATTCACAATCTTGTAACAAAGTTCAAATGGGAAGTTATGCTTCCTGATGAGGAAGTATCTGGTGCTATGATACCTATACCAACAGAGGGAATTCCTATCCGTCTTCATCACTTGTTTTGA
- the LOC11432152 gene encoding putative receptor-like protein kinase At3g47110, producing MQTKQTKEANMALFSHLLLHFALLMIFIHFNNLLVGVSSTTLSITTDKEALILLKSQLSNNNTSPPPLSSWIHNSSPCNWTGVLCDKHNQRVTSLDLSGFGLSGNLSPYIGNMSSLQSLQLQDNQFTGFIPEQITNLYNLRVLNMSSNRFEGIMFPSNLTNLDELQILDLSSNKIVSRIPEHISSLKMLQVLKLGKNSFYGTIPQSLGNISTLKNISFGTNSLSGWIPSDLGRLHNLIELDLTLNNLTGTVPPVIYNLSSLVNLALAANSFWGEIPYDVGHLLPKLLVFNFCFNKFTGRIPGSLHNLTNIRVIRMASNHLEGIVPPGLGNLPFLHMYNIGYNRIVTTGVNGLDFITSLTNSTHLNFLAIDGNMLKGVIPETIGNLSKELSILYMGENRFNGSIPSSISRLSGLKLLNLSYNSISGDIPKELGQLDELQGLYLDGNKISGDIPNSLGNLIKLNKIDLSRNELVGRIPVSFGNFQNLLYMDLSSNKLNGSIPVEILNIPTLSNVLNLSKNLLSGPIPEVGQLTTISTIDFSNNQLYGNIPSSFSNCLSLEKMFLSQNMLSGYIPKALGDVKGLETLDLSSNLLSGPIPIELQNLHVLQLLNISYNDLEGEIPSGGVFQNVSNVHLEGNKKLCLHFACVPQVHKRSSVRFYIIIAIVVTLVLCLTIGLLLYMKYTKVKVTETSTFGQLKPQAPTVSYDELRLATEEFSQENLIGIGSFGKVYKGHLRQGNSTVAVKVLDTSRTGFLKSFFAECEAMKNSRHRNLVKLITSCSSVDFRNNDFLALVYEYLSKGSLEDWIKGRRNHANGNGLNLMERLNIVIDVALALDYLHNDSETPIVHCDLKPSNILLDEDMTAKVGDFGLARLLIQKSTSQVSISSTHVLRGSIGYIPPEYGWGEKPSAAGDVYSFGIVLLELFCGKSPQDDCFTGGQGITKWVQSAFKNKTAQVIDPQLLSLIFHDDSARDSDLQLRCVDAIMGVGLSCTADNPDERIGIRVAVRQLIAASQLKSSRDSSEKI from the exons ATGCAAACAAAGCAAACCAAAGAAGCAAACATGGCTTTGTTCTCTCATTTACTTCTTCATTTTGCCTTATTAATGATCTTTATCCATTTCAACAACCTTTTAGTTGGTGTATCATCAACCACTCTAAGCATTACCACAGACAAAGAAGCCTTAATCTTATTAAAATCTCAGTTAAGCAATAATAACACTTCTCCTCCCCCATTATCCTCTTGGATCCATAATTCATCTCCTTGCAATTGGACTGGTGTCCTATGTGACAAGCATAACCAAAGAGTGACTAGCTTGGACCTTTCAGGCTTCGGACTCTCAGGTAACTTAAGCCCTTATATAGGTAACATGTCCTCTCTTCAGTCCCTTCAATTGCAGGATAACCAGTTCACAGGATTCATTCCTGAGCAAATTACCAATCTCTATAATTTGAGAGTTCTAAATATGAGTTCCAACAGATTTGAAGGAATCATGTTTCCTTCAAATCTTACCAATTTAGATGAGCTTCAAATTCTTGATTTGTCATCAAACAAGATTGTAAGCAGAATTCCTGAACACATCAGCAGCTTGAAAATGCTGCAGGTCTTAAAACTTGGAAAGAATAGCTTCTATGGTACAATTCCACAATCTCTAGGAAATATTTCTActctaaaaaatattagttttggCACAAACTCTCTTAGTGGCTGGATTCCTAGTGACTTAGGTAGGTTACATAATTTAATTGAGCTTGATCTCACTCTTAATAATCTTACTGGAACTGTTCCACCTGTTATATATAATTTGTCTTCCCTTGTTAACTTGGCCTTAGCTGCAAATTCCTTCTGGGGTGAGATTCCTTATGATGTTGGTCATTTACTTCCAAAACTActagttttcaatttttgtttcaataAGTTCACAGGTAGGATTCCAGGGTCTTTACATAACCTAACAAACATTAGGGTTATTCGTATGGCCTCTAACCATTTGGAAGGAATAGTTCCACCTGGTTTAGGAAATCTCCCATTTCTTCACATGTATAATATTGGCTATAACAGGATAGTCACCACAGGAGTCAATGGTCTGGATTTCATTACTTCATTGACAAACAGTACTCACTTGAACTTTCTCGCAATTGATGGAAACATGCTCAAAGGTGTTATTCCTGAAACCATTGGAAATCTCTCCAAGGAACTCTCAATATTATACATGGGAGAGAATCGTTTCAATGGAAGTATACCTTCGTCTATTTCTCGTCTTAGTGGCTTGAAGTTGTTAAACTTGAGCTACAATTCAATTAGTGGAGATATTCCAAAGGAGTTAGGTCAGTTAGACGAACTACAAGGGCTGTATCTGGATGGAAATAAGATATCAGGAGATATTCCAAACTCTCTTGGTAATCTTATAAAGTTAAACAAGATTGATTTGTCAAGAAATGAACTTGTAGGTAGAATACCAGTTAGTTTTGGTAATTTTCAAAACCTGCTCTACATGGACTTATCTAGCAATAAGCTCAATGGAAGCATACCTGTGGAAATCCTCAATATACCAACTTTGAGCAATGTATTAAACTTATCAAAGAACTTGTTGAGTGGACCAATACCTGAAGTTGGGCAATTGACAACCATTTCCACCATTGACTTTTCCAACAACCAATTGTATGGAAACATCCCCAGCTCATTCAGCAACTGTTTGAGCTTGGAGAAAATGTTTTTGTCCCAGAATATGCTTTCAGGTTACATTCCAAAAGCTCTTGGAGATGTGAAAGGCTTGGAAACTTTGGACTTGTCCTCCAACCTACTCTCAGGACCCATTCCTATTGAGCTTCAAAATTTGCATgtccttcaacttttaaacaTCTCTTACAATGATTTAGAAGGAGAGATTCCTAGTGGTGgagtttttcaaaatgtctcTAATGTCCACTTAGAAGGCAACAAAAAACTATGCTTGCATTTTGCATGTGTGCCTCAAGTTCATAAAAGATCAAGTGTTAGATTTTATATCATCATAGCTATTGTGGTAACATTGGTACTATGTCTCACAATTGGTTTGCTACTATACATGAAGTATACAAAGGTGAAGGTGACAGAAACATCAACATTTGGACAGCTAAAGCCACAG GCTCCAACGGTCTCTTACGATGAGCTTCGCTTGGCAACTGAAGAGTTCAGCCAAGAAAATTTAATAGGAATTGGGAGTTTTGGAAAAGTGTATAAAGGCCATTTACGTCAGGGAAATAGTACTGTTGCAGTGAAAGTGCTTGATACTTCAAGAACAGGTTTTTTAAAGAGTTTCTTTGCAGAGTGTGAGGCTATGAAGAATTCAAGGCATAGAAATCTGGTTAAGCTAATCACATCATGCTCTAGTGTTGATTTTAGAAACAATGATTTTCTGGCTTTGGTGTATGAGTATTTAAGTAAAGGGAGCTTGGAAGATTGGATTAAAGGGAGGAGAAATCATGCAAATGGAAATGGTTTGAATCTTATGGAGAGACTGAATATAGTTATTGATGTTGCTCTTGCATTAGATTACCTGCACAATGATAGTGAAACTCCTATTGTGCACTGTGATCTAAAGCCAAGTAATATTCTCCTGGATGAAGATATGACTGCAAAGGTTGGAGACTTTGGTTTGGCTAGGTTGCTGATTCAAAAATCAACTAGTCAAGTTTCCATCAGCTCTACTCATGTTCTTAGAGGTTCAATTGGTTACATACCTCCAG AGTATGGATGGGGAGAGAAACCTTCAGCAGCAGGGGATGTATATAGTTTTGGGATAGTGTTGCTTGAACTTTTCTGTGGGAAAAGTCCACAAGATGATTGCTTCACTGGAGGCCAGGGCATAACAAAGTGGGTACAATCAGCATTCAAAAACAAGACTGCACAAGTCATTGACCCTCAGCTGCTATCTCTCATTTTTCATGATGATTCTGCTAGAGACTCTGATTTACAACTTCGTTGTGTGGATGCAATTATGGGAGTTGGACTGTCCTGCACTGCTGACAATCCAGATGAACGAATTGGCATAAGAGTTGCGGTTCGCCAACTAATAGCTGCTAGCCAACTAAAATCTTCTAGGGACTCTTCTGAAAAAATCTGA